One Sparus aurata chromosome 5, fSpaAur1.1, whole genome shotgun sequence genomic window carries:
- the LOC115581537 gene encoding gastrula zinc finger protein XlCGF42.1-like isoform X2: METSSGHCLKKFVNERLTAAAEEIFGMFEKTLLVYKEEILRHRRLLDGLTPDTKLQSTALPQPSVCKEEVLLDLQQCDSEKSAGLDQEDSKPPLIKVEVEEVCTDQEEQETEVFKLRRGFDGSDHSENLTLHLDQSRSAAEGEPQTSTSTPDEGMQSDSESKERKRSVDTDPERNSDQHVGTGRAQCVCTICGKSFKIRKYLQIHRKIHTGVKPHSCKYCGKEFVCGSSLKRHLRVHTGEKPYECRLCGKRFRVSTTLRVHYRIHTGEKPFKCETCEREFTTSSNLKQHMALHT, translated from the exons ATGGAAACGTCTTCGGGTCATTGTTTGAAGAAGTTCGTCAACGAGCGTCTGACAGCTGCTGCCGAGGAAATCTTTGGAATGTTTGAAAAGACTTTATTAGTATACAAAGAGGAGATCCTTCGTCACCGCAGACTGTTGGACGGACTGACGCCCGACACGAAACTTCAGAGCACAG CTCTCCCACAGCCATCAGTCTGTAAGGAAGAGGTTCTTCTTGACCTGCAGCAGTGTGACTCGGAGAAGAGTGCCGGCCTGGACCAAGAGGACTCCAAACCTCCACTGATTAAAGTGGAAGTGGAGGAAGTCTGCACTGATCAGGAGGAACAGGAGACTGAAGTCTTTAAGCTGAGACGTGGTTTTGATGGCAGTGACCACAGTGAAAATCTGACTCTACATTTGGATCAAAGTCGGAGTGCAGCAGAGGGAGAACCTCAGACCAGCACCAGCACTCCAGATGAGGGGATGCAATCTGACTCTGAAAGTAAGGAAAGAAAGAGGTCTGTAGACACAGATCCAGAGAGGAACAGCGACCAGCATGTTGGAACTGGCAGGGCGCAGTGCGTGTGCACCATCTGCGGGAAAAGTTTCAAAATAAGGAAATACCTACAAATACATAGGAAAATTCACACAGGCGTGAAGCCTCACAGCTGCAAGTACTGCGGGAAGGAGTTTGTGTGTGGCTCATCTTTGAAGAGGCATCTGCGAGTGCACACAGGGGAGAAGCCTTATGAATGTCGTCTGTGTGGGAAAAGATTTCGTGTCAGCACAACGTTGAGAGTCCACTACAGAATCCATACGGGCGAAAAGCCTTTTAAATGCGAAACTTGTGAAAGAGAGTTCACCACCAGCTCAAACCTGAAACAGCACATGGCTCTACACACTTAA